From Kitasatospora sp. MAP12-44:
CGCAGGCCCCGCCTGCGGGGAGCCGTCCGGCCCACCGCCCGATAGCCTGGCGGTTGTGGAGGATTCCCAGACCCCGGCCGCCCCGCAGGACGGCGGGCCGGGCGACGCGCACAGCTACCCCCAGCACTGGGAGGCGGACGTCCTGCTGCGCGACGGCGGCACAGCGCGGATCCGGCCGATCACTCCGGCCGACGCCGACCGGCTGGTGGAGTTCTACGCCCTGGTCTCCGACCAGTCGAAGTACTTCCGCTTCTTCGCCCCCTACCCCCGGCTCTCCGCCAGGGACGTCCAGCGCTTCACCCACCACGACTACGTCAACCGGGTCGGCCTGGCCGTCGTGGTGCGCGACCGCTTCATCGCCACCGTCCGCTACGACCGGATCGACGAGGTCGGCCGCCCCAGCGAGTCCGGCACCGACGCCGAGGTGGCCTTCCTGGTCCAGGACGCCCACCAGGGCCGCGGGGTGGCCTCCGCGCTGCTCGAACACATCGGCGCGGTCGCCCAGGAGCGTGGCATCCGCCGCTTCGTCGCCGAGGTGCTGCCCGAGAACCGCAAGATGGCCAAGGTCTTCACCGACGCCGGCTACATCCAGCAGCGCAGCTACACCGACGGCGTGCTGCATCTGGAGCTCGACCTCGAACCCACCGCCGCCTCGCTGGCGGTCATGCGCGCCCGCGAGCACCGCGCCGAGGCCCGCTCGGTCCAGCGGCTGCTGACGCCCCGCTCGGTCGCGGTGGTCGGCGTGTCGCGCACCGAGCGGTCGCCCGGCCGGGCGCTGCTGCGCGACCTGCTGGCCGGCGGCTTCCAGGGGGAGGTGTACGCGGTCAACAGCAAGGCGCCGCCCGGCACCGTGCTGGACGGCGTGCCACTGTGCCGCTCGGTCCTGGAGATCCCCGGACCGGTCGACCTGGCGATCCTCGCGGTGCCCGCCGCGGCCGTCCCGGCGGTGGTCGGCGAGTGCGGCGCGCACGGGGTCCGCGGCCTGGTGGTGGTCACCGCGGGGTACGCCGAGACCGGCGCCGAGGGCCGCGAGCGCCAGCGCGCGCTGGTCCGCCAGGCCCGTGCGGCCGGCATGCGGGTGATCGGCCCCAACGCGTTCGGCCTGGTCAACACTGACCCCGAGCACCCGCTGAACGCCTCGCTCGCCCCGGCGCTGCCCAGGGCCGGCCGGTTCGGGCTGTTCTGCCAGTCCGGTGCGATCGGCGTCGCGCTGCTGGAGGCCGCGCACCGCCGGGGCCTGGGCGTCTCCTCGTTCGCCTCGGTCGGCAACCGGGCCGACGTCTCGGGCAACGACCTGCTCCAGTACTGGGAGGAGGACCCGGCCACCGACGTGGTGCTGCTCTACCTGGAGTCCTTCGGCAACCCGCGCAAGTTCACCCGGATCGCCCGCCGGCTCGCCCAGGTCAAGCCGGTCGTGGTGGTCAAGGGGGCCCGGCACACCGGCAGCCTGCCGCCAGGCCACGCCGTCCCGTCCACCGCCTCCGGCCTGCGCGACGCCACCGTCGACGCGCTCTTCCAGCAGGCCGGCGTGGTGCGGGTGGAGACCATCACCGAGCTCTTCGACACCGGCGAGCTGCTCGCCCACCAGCCACTGCCGGCCGGCGACCGGGTCGCGGTGGTCGGCAACTCGGACTCGCTCGGCCTGCTCACCCACGACGCCTGCCTGAGCGCGGGCCTGCGCCCGCGGATCCCGGTGGACCTGACCACCGCCGCCACCGGCGAGAACTTCCGGATCGCCCTGGAGACCGCGCTCGGCGACCCCGAGGTGGACGCGGTGATCGCGGTGGCCATCCCGCCGATCTCCGGAGCGCTCCCGGACGCCGGCGACCAGCCGCTGCCCGGCACCGACCCGGAGATCGGCGAGGCGCTGCTGGCGGCCGCCGCCGGTGCCCGGCGGCGCGGCAAGCCGCTGCTGCTGACCCATCTGACCCTCACCGACCTGCCCGCGCGGCTGCGCACCGACGGGCACGTCGTGCCGACCTACCCGGCGCCCGAACGCGCGGTGCGCGCCCTGGCGCACGCCGTCCGCTACGGCGCGTGGCGGCGCACCACCGAGGCCGCCGAGCAGACCGCGCGGGTCCCCGAGCTGGACCGGATCGACGAGGCCGCCGCCCGCGACCTGGTCGAGCAGCACCACGTGGGCGGCCGGGTCACCCTCCCCGACCAGGACGCGGCCGCCCTGCTCGCCCACTACGGCATCGACGTCCAGCCCACGCTGCCCGCCCCCGACGAGAAGCGGGCCGTGCAGGCCGCCGCCGCGCTCGGCTACCCGGTCGCGCTCAAGGCCACCGCCGACCACCTGCGCCACCGCGCCGACCTGGGCAGCGTCCGGCTGGACCTGACCGGCGAGCCGGGGCTGCGCCGGGCGCACCGTGAGCTGGACGCGCTGCTCGGCGGCGCGGCCGAGGCGAAACTGGTGGTGCAGCGGCTGGCCCCGCGCGGCGTGGACACCGTGATCGCCGCCACCGTCGACCCGGCGGTCGGCGCGATCCTCTCCTTCGGCCTGGCCGGCGCCCCCGCCGAGCTGCTCGGCGACCTGGCGCACCGGCTGGTCCCGGCCACCGACCTGGAGGTCGCCGCGCTGGTCAGGGAGGTACGGGCGGCGCCGCTGCTGTTCGGCTGGCGTGGCGCCGACCCGGTGGACACCGACGCCCTGGAGGAGCTCCTGCTGCGGGTGTCCCGACTGGTCGACGACCTGCCCGAAGTGGCCTCGGTCGACCTCGAACCGGTGGTGGTGGCACCGCACGGCCTGACCATCCTGGGAGCCCGGGTGCGGCTCGCTCCGCTGCCCGTGCGCAGCGATCTGGGCCCACGCAGCATGAGCACCCTGTAGCCTTCCTGGGTTGCGCCCTCCCGCGCCGCGGTCGGCGCACCCGGCCGCCCGGGACGTACGGCGCAGTCCAGCCCGCTCCGTCGGCGGGACATGCCAGGATGGAGTTATGGCGAAGACCGGTACCACCACCACGCAGGACCTGCGCTCGGCGATCGAGCGCAGCGGCTACTACCCCGCGTTGGTGTCCGAGGCCGTGGAGTCCGCGGTGGGCCCCGAGCCGATCAGCTCTTACCTGGTCCACCAGGAGACCACCTTCGACGCCAACGAGGTCCGCCGGCACGTCACCGTGCTGGTGCTGACCGCGTCCAGGTTCGTGGTCAGCCACACCGACGAGCAGGCCGCCGACGCGACCAGCCCGGTGCCGTACGCCACGACCTCGACCGAGTGCGTCCGGCTGGACCGGATCGGTTCGGTCGTGCTCAGCCGGATGGTGGCCAACCCCGAGACCTACACCCCGGGCACGCTGCCGCGCGAGGTGGTGCTGACCATCGGCTGGGGCGCCGTCCAGCGGATCGACCTGGAGCCGGCCGGCTGCTCGGACCCGAACTGCGAGGCCGACCACGGCTACACCGGCTCGGCCACCGCGGACGACCTGTCGCTGCGGGTCAGCGAGGCGGGGGACGGCCCGGAGACGGTCGCCCAGGCCCTGGTCTTCGCCCGGGCGCTGTCCGAGGCCACCATCAGCACCCGTTCCTGAGGCCCGGCACCCACACCATGTCCTACATTCCGTCGGATCACGACGCCTTCGAACTCCTCGCCCCCGGTGACGCACCGGCGCCCTCGTACGGCAGCGGCTCGCTCTGCGACCTGCTGCCGTCGGTGGCGGCCGGCCTCGGCGTGCCCGGATTCACCAGCACGCTGCCGATCGAGCCCGCCGACCGGGTCTGCGTCTTCCTGGTCGACGGCATGGGCTGGGAGCTGATCAAGCGCCACCCCGAGTACGCGCCGTTCCTGACCTCGCTGCTGCCCACGTCGCTGGGCAACACCGCCCAGCCGCTGACCGCGGGCTTCCCCTCCACCACCGCGACCTCGCTGGCCTCGGTGGGCACCGGGCTGCCGCCGGGCCTGCACGGTCTGGCCGGCTACACGGTGGCGATCCCCGGCCGCAACCAGCTGATGAACCAGCTGCGCTGGCAGCCGCCGGTCGAGCCGCGCGAGTGGCAGCCCTACCCGACGGTCTTCGAGCGGGTGCACGCCGCCGGGGTGCGGGCCAGCCAGGTCTCCTCC
This genomic window contains:
- a CDS encoding GNAT family N-acetyltransferase; translated protein: MEDSQTPAAPQDGGPGDAHSYPQHWEADVLLRDGGTARIRPITPADADRLVEFYALVSDQSKYFRFFAPYPRLSARDVQRFTHHDYVNRVGLAVVVRDRFIATVRYDRIDEVGRPSESGTDAEVAFLVQDAHQGRGVASALLEHIGAVAQERGIRRFVAEVLPENRKMAKVFTDAGYIQQRSYTDGVLHLELDLEPTAASLAVMRAREHRAEARSVQRLLTPRSVAVVGVSRTERSPGRALLRDLLAGGFQGEVYAVNSKAPPGTVLDGVPLCRSVLEIPGPVDLAILAVPAAAVPAVVGECGAHGVRGLVVVTAGYAETGAEGRERQRALVRQARAAGMRVIGPNAFGLVNTDPEHPLNASLAPALPRAGRFGLFCQSGAIGVALLEAAHRRGLGVSSFASVGNRADVSGNDLLQYWEEDPATDVVLLYLESFGNPRKFTRIARRLAQVKPVVVVKGARHTGSLPPGHAVPSTASGLRDATVDALFQQAGVVRVETITELFDTGELLAHQPLPAGDRVAVVGNSDSLGLLTHDACLSAGLRPRIPVDLTTAATGENFRIALETALGDPEVDAVIAVAIPPISGALPDAGDQPLPGTDPEIGEALLAAAAGARRRGKPLLLTHLTLTDLPARLRTDGHVVPTYPAPERAVRALAHAVRYGAWRRTTEAAEQTARVPELDRIDEAAARDLVEQHHVGGRVTLPDQDAAALLAHYGIDVQPTLPAPDEKRAVQAAAALGYPVALKATADHLRHRADLGSVRLDLTGEPGLRRAHRELDALLGGAAEAKLVVQRLAPRGVDTVIAATVDPAVGAILSFGLAGAPAELLGDLAHRLVPATDLEVAALVREVRAAPLLFGWRGADPVDTDALEELLLRVSRLVDDLPEVASVDLEPVVVAPHGLTILGARVRLAPLPVRSDLGPRSMSTL
- a CDS encoding DUF5998 family protein, with the protein product MAKTGTTTTQDLRSAIERSGYYPALVSEAVESAVGPEPISSYLVHQETTFDANEVRRHVTVLVLTASRFVVSHTDEQAADATSPVPYATTSTECVRLDRIGSVVLSRMVANPETYTPGTLPREVVLTIGWGAVQRIDLEPAGCSDPNCEADHGYTGSATADDLSLRVSEAGDGPETVAQALVFARALSEATISTRS